From a region of the Leptospira kmetyi serovar Malaysia str. Bejo-Iso9 genome:
- a CDS encoding MIP/aquaporin family protein, whose product MLSPVLGEFLGTFVLILLGNGVVAGVLLERSKSKDGGWIVITAGWAFAVMIGVFVSNAFGSSDAHLNPAVTLAFAIKSGDLSKLISYVPAQIGGAFLGAVFNYLHYLPHWKETKDPGKILAVFSTEPAISHVASNFFSEFLGTFLLILGIVSIFSPAMQGLSAHFGTFLVGILVWSIGLSMGGTTGYAINPARDLGPRLAHFILPIAGKGSSNWKYAWLPVIAPLSGAACAGLLLGFLKV is encoded by the coding sequence ATGTTATCGCCTGTTTTGGGAGAATTTTTGGGGACCTTCGTATTGATTCTTTTGGGAAACGGCGTAGTCGCCGGTGTTTTGCTGGAAAGAAGCAAATCTAAGGACGGCGGTTGGATCGTGATCACAGCCGGTTGGGCCTTTGCAGTAATGATCGGAGTTTTTGTTTCGAACGCGTTCGGAAGTTCGGACGCACATTTAAACCCCGCGGTAACACTTGCATTTGCAATTAAGTCGGGAGATTTATCCAAGTTGATTTCCTATGTTCCCGCTCAAATCGGCGGCGCGTTTTTAGGAGCCGTATTCAATTATCTGCATTATCTTCCGCACTGGAAGGAAACAAAAGATCCGGGAAAAATTCTCGCGGTGTTTTCCACCGAGCCCGCGATTTCGCATGTCGCTTCCAACTTCTTCAGCGAATTCTTGGGAACGTTTCTTCTGATCTTGGGAATCGTTTCGATTTTCTCGCCCGCTATGCAGGGTTTAAGCGCGCATTTCGGCACGTTCTTGGTGGGAATTCTCGTCTGGAGCATCGGTCTTTCCATGGGAGGAACCACAGGTTACGCGATCAATCCCGCGAGGGATTTAGGTCCGAGACTCGCGCATTTTATTTTGCCGATCGCGGGAAAAGGTTCTTCGAATTGGAAATACGCGTGGCTTCCGGTGATCGCTCCGTTAAGCGGCGCGGCTTGCGCCGGATTGCTTTTGGGTTTCCTGAAAGTTTAA
- a CDS encoding M23 family metallopeptidase: MRNQIVALIFILFLSLGLFAEPGDLKGECKPKEWICVLTRNDNNKIEFYVQNRSPSGEFPFSLYFNFSDLENYRPDVTLPFPYVSKGSAEPQKVFTLNLINNDKDRSYSSSIYVRAGDFNAPKNKNVIYRLPFESASRIGQGYNGKFTHNGQFPYALDFTLPEGSAVVAAREGIVITTEDKYKLGGTTPYYKDKANFIQILHKDGSIAEYAHLKYKGVLVQVGQTVRTGEKIGLSGNTGFSSAPHLHFHVFKPTSDFQILDSFPTAFETDEGVLDELKEGVVYWNPSVMLPAGKVFFEEDLKICSDILQKKPVNCEESFNAQKRPILILEIRKPRKYDLQVEVCSPDSICKRIDWALQPDRIFSVLSFDWSLFPQQSGKYRIQVINDIEIIKTWIVER, translated from the coding sequence ATGCGAAATCAGATTGTCGCTTTAATTTTTATACTATTTCTTTCCTTGGGTTTATTCGCCGAGCCGGGCGATCTAAAGGGAGAATGCAAACCGAAAGAATGGATCTGCGTTCTTACCAGAAACGACAACAACAAGATCGAATTCTACGTTCAGAACAGAAGTCCTTCGGGAGAATTCCCCTTTTCGCTTTATTTTAATTTTTCGGATCTTGAAAATTACCGGCCCGACGTAACATTACCTTTTCCTTATGTTTCCAAGGGAAGTGCGGAACCCCAAAAAGTTTTTACCCTAAATCTGATCAATAATGATAAGGACCGTTCCTATAGTTCGAGTATTTACGTAAGAGCCGGAGATTTTAACGCGCCAAAAAACAAAAACGTTATCTATCGTTTACCGTTCGAATCTGCTTCCCGAATCGGACAAGGTTACAACGGAAAGTTCACCCATAACGGACAGTTTCCGTACGCGTTGGACTTTACCCTTCCCGAAGGAAGCGCGGTTGTGGCGGCGAGAGAAGGTATTGTAATTACGACCGAGGATAAATACAAATTAGGTGGAACGACTCCGTATTATAAGGATAAGGCGAACTTCATCCAGATTCTTCATAAGGACGGAAGTATCGCGGAATACGCGCACTTAAAATACAAGGGCGTTTTGGTTCAAGTCGGACAAACTGTGAGAACCGGAGAAAAAATCGGATTGTCCGGCAACACCGGATTCAGTAGCGCTCCTCATCTGCACTTTCACGTTTTCAAACCCACAAGCGACTTTCAAATCTTGGACTCCTTTCCGACCGCGTTCGAAACCGACGAAGGAGTGTTAGACGAACTCAAAGAGGGGGTCGTATATTGGAATCCTTCGGTTATGTTGCCTGCCGGAAAAGTATTCTTTGAAGAAGATTTAAAGATTTGTTCCGATATTCTTCAGAAAAAACCGGTCAACTGCGAGGAAAGTTTCAATGCTCAGAAACGACCAATCTTAATTTTAGAAATTAGAAAACCGAGAAAATACGATCTACAAGTGGAAGTTTGTAGTCCGGATTCGATTTGCAAAAGAATCGATTGGGCTCTACAACCGGATCGTATTTTTTCCGTTCTATCATTTGATTGGAGCCTTTTTCCGCAACAATCCGGAAAGTATAGGATCCAAGTCATCAACGATATAGAAATCATCAAGACTTGGATCGTGGAACGTTAG
- a CDS encoding NAD(P)H-dependent oxidoreductase produces the protein MDLLEKMNWRYATKRMTGEKLPPEKVERILESIRLTASGFGLQPYNVLVIEDEELKRKILPVANNQPQITESSHLLVFTAWDGITEDKIENYIQLIANTRNIGTDSLQGFKNSMLGWLKSQTSETSFNWAARQTYIAFGTGIVAAAVEGVDATPMEGFNAAALDELLGLKEKGLRSTSILALGYRDADKDHLVNAPKVRKSKEDLVIRYSSLATV, from the coding sequence ATGGATTTACTGGAGAAAATGAACTGGCGCTACGCGACCAAAAGAATGACCGGCGAGAAATTGCCTCCCGAAAAAGTGGAAAGAATCTTAGAATCGATTCGCCTCACCGCCTCGGGTTTCGGACTACAACCTTACAACGTTCTTGTCATCGAAGACGAAGAACTCAAACGTAAAATTCTTCCCGTCGCAAATAATCAACCGCAGATTACGGAATCTTCCCATCTTTTGGTTTTTACCGCTTGGGACGGAATCACCGAAGATAAGATTGAAAATTATATTCAATTAATTGCAAATACGAGAAACATCGGAACTGATTCTTTGCAAGGTTTTAAAAACTCCATGCTCGGTTGGCTGAAGTCTCAAACCAGCGAAACGAGTTTTAACTGGGCAGCGAGACAGACCTACATCGCTTTTGGAACCGGAATCGTGGCGGCCGCAGTCGAAGGCGTGGACGCGACTCCAATGGAAGGTTTTAACGCGGCGGCTTTGGACGAGCTTCTCGGTCTAAAGGAAAAAGGTTTGAGATCAACTTCCATTCTCGCGCTCGGTTATCGAGACGCGGACAAGGATCATTTGGTTAACGCGCCCAAGGTGCGTAAGTCGAAAGAGGATCTTGTGATCCGTTATTCTTCCTTGGCGACAGTTTAA
- a CDS encoding Rrf2 family transcriptional regulator has translation MAIPSRYAVAIHILTFLEDVKGGDTTSDTIAESVGTNPAIVRTLIGKLRKAGLVFTRQGVPGASLAKPATEILLSDIYRAIEASECLFNVHDHPKQDCTIGMGIVPTLECIFAQAQAALEAKLGEFSLADVMHQVRGECQKKMSLSH, from the coding sequence TTGGCCATTCCCAGTCGTTACGCCGTTGCAATTCACATTCTAACTTTTCTCGAAGACGTAAAAGGGGGAGATACAACCTCCGACACGATCGCAGAATCGGTAGGAACCAATCCCGCAATCGTAAGAACTCTGATCGGAAAATTGAGAAAGGCCGGTTTAGTTTTTACAAGACAGGGTGTTCCCGGAGCTTCTCTGGCAAAACCGGCAACGGAGATCCTACTTTCCGATATCTACAGGGCGATCGAGGCCTCCGAATGTTTATTCAACGTTCACGACCATCCGAAACAGGACTGTACCATCGGAATGGGAATTGTCCCGACGCTCGAATGTATTTTTGCCCAGGCCCAAGCCGCGCTCGAGGCTAAGTTGGGAGAATTCTCCTTAGCCGATGTAATGCATCAAGTGCGCGGAGAATGCCAAAAAAAAATGTCTCTCTCCCACTGA
- the ppk1 gene encoding polyphosphate kinase 1, with translation MSKPKVQEQTPTTTGQNGSTNGNHTEINLTNPNIFFDRELSWVDFNRRVLEEANDPENPLLERLKFLSITETNLDEFYMVRVAGLRNLVKEGNDERSLNGDSASEILSDLSDKVRAFVREEYETLATTLEELKVAGIHLILNPEELTIDEIKQIQTYYKEDVSPILTPLAIDTAHPFPHILNKSLNLAMVLSTEDEKTGGKKDLFAVVQVPSVLPRFLQLKSKGDERRFFPLEEIIKLHVDDLFYGMTVKEIYPFRIVRDADISIDEEKSVKDLLITMKDELRNRIWGDAVRMDIHQGTSPFIKNTLRELLELQDHEVFDVASILNISDAMFFYGLDHTSKLKYPFFQQKTTLKFDTPEKIFEAIKKKDRLLHHPYQSFSAIEDLLRISSEDPKVLGIKMTLYRTSGDSPIIQYLGQAAENGKQVTVLVELKARFDEERNIKWAQKLEARGVHVVYGVVGLKIHCKMLLVVRKEDDHMVRYVHLGTGNYNSTTSKYYTDLSFFTVNKQITEDVATIFNTITSYAKMPTLNLLSASPHNLKSTFLTLIDKERENALAGKPARIIFKMNSLVDPHIILSLYKASQAGVQVDLIIRGICCLKPGLKGISENITVLSIVGRFLEHTRIYYFHSGGAESVFLASADCMPRNFERRIEVLFPIIEGKNKDRIKKILDVQLRDNVKARFLHPDGHYKKRILEKDEKLVDSQIERMSFTE, from the coding sequence GTGTCAAAACCAAAAGTACAGGAACAAACTCCTACGACAACGGGCCAAAACGGTTCCACCAACGGGAATCATACCGAAATCAACCTAACGAACCCGAACATATTTTTTGATCGGGAACTTTCCTGGGTGGATTTCAACCGACGCGTGTTGGAAGAAGCGAACGATCCTGAAAATCCTCTTTTGGAAAGATTGAAATTCTTAAGCATCACCGAAACGAACTTGGACGAATTCTACATGGTGCGCGTAGCCGGACTCCGCAATCTCGTAAAGGAAGGAAACGACGAAAGAAGTTTAAACGGGGACAGCGCGTCCGAAATTCTTTCCGACTTATCGGATAAAGTCCGGGCTTTCGTCCGCGAAGAATACGAAACCTTGGCGACTACATTAGAAGAATTGAAAGTAGCCGGAATACATCTGATTCTCAATCCGGAAGAATTGACGATCGACGAAATCAAACAGATCCAAACGTATTATAAGGAAGACGTGTCGCCGATCTTAACCCCTCTTGCAATCGACACGGCCCATCCGTTTCCGCATATTCTCAACAAGTCGCTGAACCTCGCGATGGTATTGAGCACCGAAGACGAAAAGACCGGAGGAAAAAAAGATCTGTTCGCGGTCGTACAAGTGCCTTCGGTTCTTCCTCGGTTTTTACAACTGAAAAGCAAGGGAGACGAACGAAGATTCTTTCCTTTGGAAGAGATCATCAAACTGCACGTAGACGATCTTTTTTACGGAATGACCGTAAAGGAAATTTATCCGTTCCGAATCGTAAGGGACGCGGACATTTCCATCGACGAAGAAAAATCCGTTAAGGATTTGCTCATCACGATGAAGGACGAATTGAGAAACCGAATCTGGGGCGACGCCGTTCGGATGGATATTCATCAGGGAACTTCTCCCTTTATCAAAAACACGTTACGCGAGCTTTTGGAACTTCAGGATCACGAAGTGTTTGACGTCGCTTCCATTTTGAACATCAGCGACGCGATGTTTTTTTACGGACTCGATCATACTTCCAAACTCAAATACCCTTTCTTTCAACAGAAGACCACTTTGAAGTTCGATACTCCGGAAAAGATTTTCGAAGCGATTAAAAAGAAAGACAGACTTTTGCATCACCCGTATCAATCCTTTTCCGCGATCGAAGACTTGCTCCGAATTTCCTCGGAAGATCCGAAGGTTCTCGGAATCAAGATGACGTTGTATCGTACGAGCGGGGATTCTCCGATCATTCAATATCTGGGACAAGCGGCGGAGAATGGAAAACAAGTGACCGTTCTCGTGGAACTCAAAGCTCGTTTCGACGAGGAAAGAAACATCAAATGGGCGCAGAAACTCGAAGCGCGGGGCGTTCACGTGGTTTACGGCGTTGTCGGATTAAAAATTCACTGCAAGATGCTTTTGGTGGTCCGCAAAGAGGACGACCACATGGTGCGTTATGTGCATCTTGGAACGGGAAACTACAACTCGACCACTTCGAAGTATTACACCGATCTCAGTTTTTTCACGGTAAACAAACAGATCACCGAGGACGTGGCGACGATCTTCAACACGATCACGAGTTACGCGAAGATGCCGACTCTGAATCTTCTTTCGGCTTCTCCTCACAATCTGAAATCGACGTTTCTTACTCTGATCGATAAGGAAAGAGAGAACGCTCTCGCCGGAAAACCCGCGAGAATCATTTTCAAGATGAACTCCCTCGTAGATCCGCATATTATTCTTTCCTTATATAAGGCGAGCCAGGCGGGCGTTCAGGTGGATCTGATCATCCGGGGAATCTGTTGTCTCAAACCCGGCTTGAAAGGGATTTCCGAAAACATCACCGTTCTTTCGATCGTGGGAAGATTTTTGGAACACACGAGAATCTATTACTTTCATTCGGGAGGAGCCGAATCGGTTTTTCTCGCATCCGCGGATTGTATGCCCAGAAACTTCGAAAGAAGAATCGAGGTTTTGTTCCCGATCATAGAAGGTAAGAATAAGGACAGAATCAAAAAGATTCTGGACGTTCAACTCAGGGACAACGTAAAGGCTCGTTTTTTGCACCCAGACGGACATTACAAAAAAAGAATATTAGAAAAAGACGAAAAACTCGTCGATTCTCAGATCGAAAGAATGAGTTTCACGGAATAA
- a CDS encoding FAD-binding oxidoreductase, which produces MTTTSTINKTELKSLIGPGKIFFRNDPDFDEATFLSFGTDRTKVYKPDFDILAFPTTTEEVAKIVKYAYENEISIVPSGGRTGYAGGAIAKNQELVLSLVKMDKVLDFDPFFGSIKVQAGMITKNLHKEAEERNFYFPVDFASTGSSHIGGNIATNAGGVRVVHYGLIRQWVLGLTVVTGTGEILEFNGEVLKNNTGYDLKQLFIGSEGTLGVITEATLKLTTKPLDNRVLLVAVPDFASILSLFKETHQVKVPLLAFEFFTEYCLGKVKAHLGVSDPFQTPSPYYVLMEFEIAEESDDEKLFGFLETITEKGLISDGSLAQNSRQSETFWKYREGISESISIEYTVHKNDISLPLRNMEPFLVDMEALLNGKYPGFEIALFGHVGDGNLHLNIVKPKDLSNEEFFKKCKDVDPDMFRLLQKYHGSISAEHGIGLLKKDFLHFSRTQGEILLMKEIKKSMDPKNIMNPGKVF; this is translated from the coding sequence ATGACTACAACCTCGACAATCAACAAAACGGAACTCAAATCCCTCATCGGACCCGGAAAGATCTTTTTTAGAAACGATCCGGATTTCGACGAAGCCACCTTTCTTTCCTTCGGAACCGATAGGACCAAGGTTTACAAACCGGATTTCGACATTCTCGCGTTTCCGACGACCACGGAAGAAGTTGCAAAAATCGTAAAGTACGCCTACGAAAACGAAATCTCGATCGTTCCTTCCGGCGGTAGAACCGGATATGCGGGCGGAGCGATCGCAAAAAATCAGGAACTCGTTCTTTCACTCGTAAAGATGGACAAGGTCCTGGACTTCGATCCTTTTTTCGGAAGTATCAAGGTGCAAGCCGGGATGATCACAAAAAATCTCCACAAGGAAGCGGAAGAAAGAAATTTCTACTTTCCAGTGGACTTCGCTTCGACCGGCTCTTCGCATATCGGCGGAAACATCGCGACGAACGCGGGCGGAGTGAGGGTCGTTCACTACGGATTGATTCGTCAGTGGGTTCTGGGTCTTACCGTCGTTACCGGAACCGGTGAAATCTTGGAATTCAACGGCGAGGTTTTGAAAAACAACACGGGTTACGATCTCAAACAGCTTTTTATCGGCTCCGAAGGAACGTTAGGCGTCATTACCGAAGCGACCTTAAAACTCACGACCAAACCTCTGGACAACCGAGTGTTGCTCGTTGCGGTTCCCGACTTTGCGTCCATTCTTTCCTTGTTCAAGGAAACACATCAGGTAAAAGTTCCTTTACTCGCGTTCGAATTCTTCACCGAATATTGTTTAGGAAAAGTGAAAGCACATCTCGGAGTTTCCGATCCGTTTCAAACTCCGAGTCCGTATTACGTTTTGATGGAATTCGAAATCGCGGAAGAATCGGACGATGAAAAATTGTTCGGCTTCTTGGAAACGATCACCGAAAAAGGTCTGATCAGCGACGGAAGTCTCGCACAAAACTCGAGACAATCAGAAACCTTCTGGAAATACCGCGAAGGAATCAGCGAAAGTATTTCCATCGAATACACGGTTCACAAAAACGACATCTCCCTTCCTTTGAGAAACATGGAACCGTTTCTCGTAGACATGGAAGCGTTGTTAAACGGAAAATATCCGGGTTTTGAAATCGCGCTTTTCGGTCACGTGGGAGACGGAAATCTTCACCTAAACATCGTTAAACCGAAGGATCTTTCCAACGAGGAATTCTTCAAGAAGTGCAAGGACGTAGATCCGGATATGTTTCGTTTATTACAAAAATATCATGGATCGATCAGCGCCGAACACGGAATCGGACTTTTAAAAAAGGACTTTCTCCATTTTTCAAGAACGCAGGGTGAGATTCTCCTGATGAAGGAAATCAAAAAGTCCATGGATCCTAAAAACATCATGAACCCGGGCAAAGTGTTCTGA
- a CDS encoding bifunctional GNAT family N-acetyltransferase/carbon-nitrogen hydrolase family protein — MISTNGSGGKKPSKRKKKIQSEHRIVMRSLTLDDYADVKEIMDIVFPEFDGAWKKNQFESQITKFPEGQICIEDNGKVVGAAISQIIKWADYGDNHTYEEIVGKGDLKNHNENGDSLYGVDIFVHPEYRGLRLGRRLYDARKELCEKLNLKRIVVGAWMPGYENYEDNMTPAQYIEKVRDKEIYDPVLSFQLANGFHVRKLKRGYFGNTKGFSSYAVLLEWLNIYYEKEETALIGGQKTVVRVGVVQMQMRPVTGIEELMRQVEFFVDTVAGYNVDFVLFPEFFNASLLARYNDRSPSDAMRALSSHTDSIIEKMVELAVSYNVNIISGSMPEYRDNTLHNVSYLCRRDGTYEEQYKLHVTPDEDFYWGVKGGYNLSVFNTDACKIGILICFDVEFPELPRFLAEQGMDVLFVPFYTDTKNGYNRVRHCAMARAIENECYVVISGSVGALPHVENMDIQYAQSAVFTPSDFAFPHDCVAAESVPNTEMTLIADLDLDLLKELRKKGSVRNLSNRRKDLYELKWIYES, encoded by the coding sequence ATGATTTCGACAAACGGTTCCGGCGGTAAAAAACCGAGCAAGAGAAAGAAGAAGATACAATCCGAACACCGGATTGTTATGCGAAGTCTTACTCTGGACGATTACGCCGACGTCAAGGAGATCATGGACATCGTCTTCCCGGAGTTCGACGGGGCTTGGAAGAAGAATCAGTTCGAATCCCAGATCACGAAATTTCCGGAAGGTCAGATTTGTATCGAGGACAACGGTAAGGTTGTCGGCGCGGCCATCAGCCAGATCATCAAATGGGCGGATTACGGCGACAATCATACCTACGAAGAAATCGTTGGAAAGGGCGATCTTAAAAATCACAACGAAAACGGAGACTCTCTTTATGGAGTCGATATCTTCGTTCACCCCGAGTATCGCGGACTTCGTCTCGGTCGAAGACTTTACGACGCAAGAAAGGAACTCTGCGAGAAACTGAATCTCAAAAGAATCGTTGTCGGCGCTTGGATGCCCGGTTACGAAAACTACGAAGACAATATGACGCCCGCGCAATACATCGAAAAGGTGAGAGACAAGGAGATCTACGATCCCGTTCTTTCCTTTCAGCTCGCCAACGGGTTTCACGTTCGTAAACTCAAACGCGGATATTTCGGAAACACGAAGGGCTTCAGCTCTTACGCGGTTCTATTAGAATGGTTGAATATATACTACGAAAAAGAAGAGACCGCGCTCATCGGCGGTCAAAAAACCGTGGTCCGCGTGGGCGTGGTTCAGATGCAGATGCGTCCCGTAACAGGCATCGAAGAACTAATGCGCCAGGTGGAATTTTTCGTGGATACGGTCGCGGGTTACAACGTCGACTTCGTATTATTTCCCGAATTTTTTAATGCGTCTTTGCTCGCGAGATACAACGATCGAAGTCCTTCCGACGCGATGCGCGCGCTTTCCAGCCACACGGACAGCATCATCGAAAAGATGGTCGAGCTTGCTGTTTCATACAACGTGAATATCATCTCGGGAAGTATGCCCGAATACAGAGACAACACTCTTCACAACGTTTCGTATCTTTGCAGAAGGGACGGAACCTACGAGGAACAATACAAACTTCACGTCACACCAGACGAGGATTTTTATTGGGGAGTTAAGGGCGGTTACAATCTTTCCGTTTTCAACACCGACGCTTGTAAGATCGGAATTCTAATCTGTTTCGACGTGGAGTTTCCCGAACTTCCGAGATTTTTGGCGGAACAGGGAATGGACGTTCTTTTTGTTCCATTCTACACCGATACGAAAAACGGATACAATCGAGTCAGACATTGTGCGATGGCGAGAGCGATCGAAAACGAATGTTACGTCGTGATCTCTGGTTCGGTCGGCGCGCTTCCTCATGTGGAGAATATGGACATTCAATACGCGCAGTCTGCGGTTTTTACTCCTTCCGATTTCGCGTTCCCGCACGATTGTGTCGCCGCGGAATCGGTTCCGAACACGGAGATGACTTTGATCGCGGATTTGGATCTGGATCTTTTGAAAGAACTCCGCAAAAAAGGTTCCGTTCGAAATCTTTCCAATCGAAGAAAGGATTTATACGAACTCAAATGGATTTACGAATCATGA
- a CDS encoding transmembrane 220 family protein, whose protein sequence is MDLRIMKIFSIVTILLWLLFAGLQYNDPDPWLWVPIYMSVVFLYAGYLIYPEKTKLWLRTSLILSALFSAGTVLAAMQIQNLSFDDEVTREMGGLILSAIWSRIPGYWIRKKETKRESSAV, encoded by the coding sequence ATGGATTTACGAATCATGAAAATATTCTCCATTGTTACGATTTTACTTTGGCTTTTGTTTGCGGGTCTTCAATACAACGATCCCGATCCTTGGCTTTGGGTTCCGATCTACATGAGCGTCGTTTTCTTATATGCAGGATATTTAATATATCCGGAGAAAACGAAACTCTGGCTCAGAACTTCTCTGATTCTTTCCGCGCTTTTTTCCGCGGGAACCGTTCTTGCGGCGATGCAGATCCAAAATCTTTCCTTCGACGACGAGGTTACGAGAGAAATGGGCGGCTTGATCCTGTCAGCGATTTGGTCGAGAATTCCCGGTTATTGGATTCGCAAAAAGGAAACAAAGAGAGAATCGAGTGCGGTTTGA
- a CDS encoding VTT domain-containing protein: MRFDKNEIFQYHKKRNFYSGLIFLGSVFLAILLLTLTTFGILKLEIPGLSEIQKFALSIGKEIKKPSLIGVFYTTLFGGLFFFYLPIEFLYIRATYSKLDGSDLVFLHILGLLISFTINYFLGRIAARACIKLISPKKFYRMKGFLNRYGVLAIFAFNALPLPAPILSAVLGVIRYKKKVFYPVFVAGQLTQCLVILFFVRHVFTGKFFLETW; encoded by the coding sequence GTGCGGTTTGATAAGAATGAAATCTTTCAATATCACAAGAAGAGGAATTTTTATTCCGGTCTGATTTTTCTCGGTTCCGTCTTTCTCGCGATTCTTCTTTTGACGCTGACTACATTCGGAATTCTTAAATTAGAAATTCCGGGTTTAAGCGAAATCCAAAAGTTCGCGCTTTCCATCGGAAAGGAAATCAAAAAGCCGAGTCTGATCGGCGTTTTCTACACGACTTTGTTCGGCGGTTTATTCTTCTTTTATCTTCCCATCGAATTCTTATATATCCGTGCGACGTATTCCAAACTGGACGGAAGCGATTTAGTTTTTTTGCATATTCTAGGTTTATTGATTTCTTTTACGATCAATTACTTTCTGGGGAGAATCGCCGCGCGCGCCTGCATCAAGTTGATCAGCCCGAAAAAATTCTATCGTATGAAGGGTTTTCTCAATCGTTACGGCGTCCTTGCGATCTTTGCGTTCAACGCTCTTCCCCTGCCCGCTCCGATCTTAAGCGCGGTTTTGGGCGTGATCCGTTATAAGAAAAAAGTTTTTTATCCGGTGTTCGTTGCGGGACAACTTACGCAGTGTTTGGTGATTCTTTTTTTCGTTCGCCATGTTTTTACCGGTAAGTTTTTTTTAGAAACGTGGTAG